The Helicobacter pylori genome includes a window with the following:
- a CDS encoding cystathionine gamma-synthase has product MHMQTKLIHGGISEDATTGAVSVPIYQTSTYRQDAIGRHKGYEYSRSGNPTRFALEELIADLEGGVKGFAFASGLAGIHAVFSLLQSGDHVLLGDDVYGGTFRLFNKVLVKNGLSCTIIDTSDISQIKKAIRQNTKALYLETPSNPLLKITDLAQCASVAKDHGLLTIVDNTFATPYCQNPLLLGADIVAHSGTKYLGGHSDVVAGLVTTNNEALAQEIAFFQNAIGGVLGPQDSWLLQRGIKTLGLRMEAHQKNALCVAEFLEKHPKVEKVYYPGLPTHPNHELAKKQMRGFSGMLSFILKNDSEAVAFVESLKLFILGESLGGVESLVGIPAFMTHACIPKTQREAAGIRDGLVRLSVGIEHEQDLLEDLEQAFAKIG; this is encoded by the coding sequence ATGCACATGCAAACAAAACTAATCCATGGGGGCATTAGTGAGGACGCGACAACGGGGGCGGTGAGCGTGCCTATTTATCAAACTTCCACCTACCGCCAAGACGCCATAGGCCGCCATAAGGGCTATGAATACTCTCGCTCAGGCAACCCCACGCGCTTTGCTTTAGAAGAACTCATCGCCGATTTAGAAGGGGGGGTTAAGGGGTTTGCTTTTGCCTCTGGCTTAGCTGGAATCCACGCCGTTTTTTCCCTCTTGCAATCAGGCGATCATGTGTTATTGGGTGATGATGTTTATGGGGGGACTTTTCGCTTGTTTAACAAAGTGCTTGTCAAAAACGGGCTTTCTTGCACCATTATAGACACTAGCGATATATCCCAAATCAAAAAGGCTATCAGGCAAAATACCAAAGCCCTTTATTTAGAAACCCCTAGTAATCCCTTGCTTAAAATCACGGATTTAGCGCAATGCGCTAGTGTTGCTAAAGATCATGGTTTGCTCACTATTGTGGATAACACCTTTGCCACCCCCTATTGCCAAAACCCGCTTCTTTTGGGGGCGGACATTGTGGCGCATAGCGGCACCAAATACTTAGGCGGTCATAGCGATGTGGTCGCTGGGCTTGTAACCACTAATAATGAAGCACTAGCCCAAGAGATCGCTTTTTTCCAAAACGCTATCGGTGGGGTTTTAGGCCCTCAAGACAGCTGGCTGTTGCAAAGAGGGATTAAAACGCTAGGATTGCGCATGGAAGCCCACCAAAAAAATGCCCTTTGCGTGGCTGAGTTTTTAGAAAAACACCCTAAAGTAGAAAAGGTTTATTACCCGGGTCTTCCCACTCACCCTAACCACGAGCTAGCCAAAAAACAGATGCGTGGCTTTAGCGGGATGCTCTCTTTCATTCTCAAAAATGACAGCGAAGCGGTTGCTTTTGTAGAAAGCCTTAAACTATTCATTTTAGGCGAGAGTTTGGGCGGGGTGGAAAGTTTGGTGGGGATTCCGGCATTTATGACCCATGCGTGTATCCCTAAAACACAACGAGAAGCTGCAGGGATTAGAGATGGCCTGGTGCGCTTGTCTGTAGGGATTGAGCATGAACAGGATTTGTTAGAAGATTTAGAGCAAGCGTTCGCTAAAATAGGCTAA
- a CDS encoding S-ribosylhomocysteine lyase — MKTPKMNVESFNLDHTKVKAPYVRVADRKKGVNGDLIVKYDVRFKQPNKDHMDMPSLHSLEHLVAEIIRNHANYVVDWSPMGCQTGFYLTVLNHDNYTEVLEVLEKTMQDVLKATEVPASNEKQCGWAANHTLGGAKDLARAFLDKRAEWSEVGV, encoded by the coding sequence ATGAAAACACCAAAAATGAATGTAGAGAGTTTTAATTTGGATCACACCAAAGTCAAAGCCCCTTATGTGCGTGTCGCTGATCGCAAAAAGGGCGTTAATGGGGATTTGATTGTCAAATACGATGTGCGCTTCAAGCAGCCCAACAAAGATCACATGGACATGCCGAGCCTACACTCTTTAGAGCATTTAGTCGCTGAGATCATCCGCAACCATGCTAATTATGTCGTGGATTGGTCGCCTATGGGTTGCCAAACGGGATTTTATCTCACGGTGTTAAACCATGACAATTACACAGAGGTTTTAGAGGTTTTAGAAAAGACGATGCAAGATGTGTTAAAGGCTACAGAAGTGCCTGCCAGCAATGAAAAACAATGCGGTTGGGCGGCTAACCACACTTTAGGGGGCGCCAAGGATTTAGCACGCGCTTTTTTAGACAAACGCGCTGAGTGGTCTGAAGTGGGGGTTTGA
- a CDS encoding bifunctional metallophosphatase/5'-nucleotidase, whose product MVIFLTLTLSISAKEVKIVFLETSDIHGRLFSYDYAIGEQKPNNGLTRIATLIKKQRAENKNVILIDSGDLLQGNSAELFNDEPVHPLVRAENDLKFDVRVLGNHEFNFSKDFLEKNIKGFNGGVVNANIIKIADNKPFVKPYMIKKIDGVRVAVVGYVVPHIPTWEAATPEHFAGLKFLDAKEALKKTLKELKGKYDVLIGAFHLGREDEKGGDGIPDLAKKFPQFDIIFAGHEHAVYNTKIGKVHTIEPGAYGAYLAKGVVVFDTQTKKKIVTTENLPTKDILEDEELAKKYEYVDKKSKEYANEVVGEVTKTFIDRPDFITGGEKITTMPTAALQETPVIELINKVQKYYAKADVSAVALFNFGANLKKGPFKRKDVAYIYKFANTLIGVHITGENLLKYMEWSYRFYNQLQPGDLTISFNENIRGYNFDMFSGVKYQVDVTKPAGSRIINPTINNKPLDPKAVYKLAINNYRFGTLSTTLKLVTDANRYYNSYDELQDNGQIRDLIIKYITEEKGGKVTPELEHNWEIINYNFKNPLLEKLREKLKEGSIKIPTSKDGRTLNVKSIKESEVK is encoded by the coding sequence TTGGTCATCTTTTTAACGCTAACGCTTTCAATATCTGCAAAAGAAGTCAAAATCGTGTTTTTAGAAACTTCAGACATTCATGGGCGGCTTTTTTCGTATGATTATGCAATTGGCGAACAAAAACCCAATAACGGCTTGACAAGGATTGCGACTTTAATCAAAAAGCAAAGGGCTGAGAATAAAAATGTGATTTTGATTGACAGCGGGGATTTGTTGCAGGGTAATAGCGCGGAGTTGTTTAATGATGAGCCTGTTCACCCGCTAGTTAGAGCCGAAAACGATTTAAAATTTGATGTTCGTGTGCTTGGCAATCACGAGTTTAACTTCAGTAAAGATTTTTTAGAAAAAAATATTAAGGGGTTTAATGGCGGTGTCGTGAATGCGAATATTATCAAAATTGCGGACAATAAGCCGTTTGTGAAGCCTTATATGATTAAAAAAATTGATGGCGTGAGGGTGGCGGTTGTGGGATATGTGGTGCCACACATCCCCACTTGGGAGGCCGCTACGCCTGAACATTTTGCAGGCTTGAAGTTTTTGGACGCCAAAGAAGCGTTAAAAAAGACTTTGAAAGAGCTGAAAGGGAAGTATGATGTTTTGATTGGCGCTTTTCATTTGGGGCGAGAAGATGAGAAAGGTGGCGACGGGATACCTGATTTGGCGAAAAAATTCCCGCAATTTGACATCATTTTTGCAGGGCATGAGCATGCGGTCTATAACACTAAAATAGGAAAGGTGCATACCATTGAGCCTGGAGCGTATGGGGCTTATCTGGCAAAGGGCGTGGTGGTGTTTGACACCCAAACGAAGAAAAAAATCGTAACGACTGAAAATTTACCCACAAAAGATATTTTAGAAGATGAAGAATTAGCGAAAAAATACGAATATGTGGATAAAAAATCAAAAGAATACGCTAATGAAGTGGTTGGCGAAGTTACAAAAACCTTTATTGACAGGCCTGATTTTATCACAGGAGGAGAAAAAATCACCACGATGCCAACCGCCGCCTTGCAAGAAACACCGGTGATAGAATTGATTAATAAAGTGCAAAAATATTACGCAAAAGCCGATGTTTCAGCGGTAGCCTTATTCAATTTTGGGGCGAATTTGAAAAAAGGGCCTTTCAAAAGAAAAGATGTCGCTTACATTTATAAGTTCGCTAATACGCTTATTGGGGTGCATATCACGGGTGAAAATCTGTTGAAATACATGGAATGGTCATACCGATTTTACAATCAGTTGCAGCCAGGCGATTTAACGATCAGTTTTAATGAAAATATTCGTGGTTATAACTTTGATATGTTTTCTGGCGTGAAATACCAAGTTGATGTTACAAAACCCGCCGGATCAAGGATTATTAATCCTACAATCAACAACAAACCCCTTGACCCCAAAGCGGTCTATAAATTAGCGATCAACAATTACCGATTCGGGACATTATCCACGACATTAAAATTGGTTACAGACGCCAACAGGTATTATAATTCTTACGACGAGTTACAAGATAACGGGCAAATACGAGATTTAATCATCAAATACATCACGGAAGAAAAAGGCGGGAAGGTAACCCCTGAACTGGAACATAACTGGGAAATCATCAACTACAATTTCAAAAACCCGTTGTTGGAAAAATTGAGAGAAAAATTAAAAGAGGGGAGCATCAAAATCCCCACTTCAAAAGATGGGAGGACTTTGAATGTCAAATCCATTAAGGAAAGTGAAGTTAAATAA
- the tlpB gene encoding methyl-accepting chemotaxis protein TlpB — protein MVFFSMFSSLGTRIMLVVLAALLGLGGLFIGFVKVMQKDVLAQLMEHLENGQYKKREKTLAYMTKLLEQGIHEYYKSFDNATARKMALDYFKRINDDKGMIYMVVVDKNGVVLFDPVNPKTVGQSGLDAQSVDGVYYVRGYLEAAKKGGGYTYYKMPKYDGGVPEKKFAYSHYDEVSQMVIAATSYYTDINTENKAIKEGVNKVFNENTTKLFLWILTATIALVVLTLVYAKLRIVKRIDELVLKINAFSHGDKDLRAKIDVGDRNDEISQVGRGVNLFVENARLIMGEIKGISTLNKTSMDKLVQITQETQKSMKNSSTTLNSVKNKATDIAGMMNASIKQSQGLRKRLIETQAFVKESKDAIGDLFSQITESAHTEEELSSQVEQLSRNADDVKSILDIINDIADQTNLLALNAAIEAARAGEHGRGFAVVADEVRNLAGRTQKSLAEINSTIMVIVQEINAVSSQMNLNSQKMERLSDMSKSVQETYEKMSSNLSSVVLDSNQSMDDYAKSGRQIEAMVSDFVEVEKVVSKTLADSSDILNIATHVSETAMNLDKQVNLFKT, from the coding sequence ATGGTGTTTTTTTCAATGTTTTCTTCGTTGGGGACTCGTATCATGTTAGTCGTGTTAGCCGCTCTTTTAGGTTTAGGGGGGCTTTTTATTGGTTTTGTAAAGGTTATGCAAAAAGATGTGCTAGCGCAACTCATGGAACATTTAGAAAACGGGCAATACAAAAAGCGTGAAAAAACGCTCGCTTACATGACAAAACTTCTTGAACAGGGCATTCATGAGTATTACAAAAGTTTTGACAATGCTACTGCAAGAAAAATGGCGTTGGATTATTTTAAACGCATCAACGACGATAAGGGCATGATTTACATGGTGGTGGTGGATAAAAATGGGGTAGTATTGTTTGATCCGGTCAATCCTAAAACCGTAGGTCAATCAGGGCTTGACGCTCAGAGCGTTGATGGGGTGTATTATGTTAGGGGGTATTTGGAAGCGGCTAAAAAAGGGGGAGGCTACACTTATTACAAAATGCCTAAATACGATGGAGGCGTGCCGGAGAAAAAATTCGCCTACTCGCATTATGATGAGGTGTCTCAAATGGTGATCGCAGCGACTTCTTATTACACTGACATTAACACCGAAAATAAAGCGATTAAAGAAGGCGTGAATAAGGTTTTTAATGAAAACACCACGAAATTATTCCTTTGGATACTGACAGCGACGATAGCGTTAGTGGTTTTGACGCTCGTATACGCTAAATTAAGGATCGTGAAACGCATTGATGAACTGGTCCTTAAAATCAATGCTTTTAGCCATGGGGATAAGGATTTGAGGGCCAAAATTGATGTGGGTGATCGCAACGATGAAATCTCGCAAGTGGGCCGTGGGGTCAATTTGTTTGTGGAAAACGCCCGCTTGATTATGGGAGAGATTAAAGGGATTTCCACCCTCAATAAAACTTCAATGGATAAATTAGTCCAAATCACGCAAGAAACCCAAAAGAGTATGAAAAATTCATCAACCACCCTAAATTCCGTGAAAAATAAAGCCACTGATATAGCGGGCATGATGAATGCTTCCATAAAGCAGTCTCAAGGGTTAAGGAAGCGTTTGATTGAAACGCAAGCGTTTGTCAAAGAGAGCAAGGATGCGATTGGGGATTTATTTTCTCAAATCACAGAGAGCGCGCACACTGAAGAGGAACTCTCTAGCCAAGTGGAGCAACTCAGCCGTAACGCTGATGATGTCAAATCCATTTTGGATATTATCAATGATATTGCCGATCAAACGAATCTATTAGCCCTAAACGCCGCTATTGAAGCCGCAAGGGCCGGCGAGCATGGCAGAGGCTTTGCGGTGGTGGCTGATGAAGTTAGGAATTTAGCCGGGCGCACTCAAAAGTCTTTAGCTGAAATCAATTCCACTATCATGGTGATTGTCCAAGAAATCAATGCCGTGAGCTCGCAAATGAATCTCAATTCGCAAAAAATGGAGCGCTTGAGCGATATGAGTAAAAGCGTGCAAGAAACTTACGAAAAAATGAGTTCTAATTTAAGCTCAGTCGTTTTAGACAGCAATCAAAGCATGGACGATTACGCTAAATCCGGACGCCAAATTGAAGCTATGGTAAGCGATTTTGTAGAAGTGGAAAAAGTGGTTTCTAAAACTTTAGCGGATTCTTCAGATATTTTAAACATCGCTACGCATGTGAGCGAAACGGCCATGAATTTAGACAAACAAGTGAATTTGTTTAAAACTTAA
- a CDS encoding glycosyltransferase family 2 protein, translating to MLKVSVITACFNSEKTIEDTILSVLHQTYKNIEYIIIDGSSTDSTLEIIQKYRDKIACAISEKDEGIYDAMNKGIKRSSGDIIALLNSDDFYKDEFVVEKVVHEFEKKNCDSVYADLVFVKPDRLEKVVRYYESGEFNPKTLLYGVVPAHPTLFVKKAIYERYGLYKTDYKISADFEMIIRLFVVQKISFSYLKEVLVVMRTGGASANGFKSLLLRNKENIRACKENGIQANVFSMFLKYPRKIMGLFKRGKGGLKRND from the coding sequence TTGTTAAAAGTTTCTGTGATCACAGCGTGTTTTAACAGCGAAAAAACCATTGAAGACACCATTCTTTCCGTGCTTCATCAAACTTATAAAAACATTGAATACATCATTATAGACGGATCTAGCACGGATAGCACTTTAGAAATCATTCAAAAATACAGAGATAAAATCGCTTGCGCAATAAGTGAAAAAGATGAGGGCATTTATGACGCTATGAATAAAGGCATAAAGCGTTCTAGTGGGGATATTATCGCTTTATTGAATAGCGATGATTTTTACAAAGATGAGTTTGTGGTAGAAAAAGTGGTGCACGAGTTTGAAAAGAAAAATTGCGATAGCGTGTATGCGGATCTGGTGTTTGTCAAACCGGATCGTTTAGAAAAAGTGGTCCGTTATTATGAAAGCGGGGAGTTTAACCCTAAAACCTTGCTTTATGGCGTGGTGCCAGCCCACCCCACGCTCTTTGTCAAAAAAGCCATTTATGAACGCTACGGGCTATACAAAACCGATTATAAGATTTCAGCGGATTTTGAGATGATCATCCGCTTGTTTGTGGTGCAAAAAATAAGCTTTTCTTACTTGAAAGAAGTGTTAGTGGTGATGCGCACCGGGGGGGCTAGCGCAAATGGGTTTAAAAGCCTTTTATTAAGAAATAAAGAAAACATAAGAGCATGTAAAGAAAACGGCATTCAAGCGAATGTTTTTTCCATGTTTTTAAAATACCCTAGGAAAATCATGGGCTTATTTAAAAGGGGAAAAGGGGGATTAAAACGAAACGATTAA
- a CDS encoding outer membrane beta-barrel protein has protein sequence MKTLFSIYLFLLLNPLFLEAKEITWSQFLENFKNKNEDDKPKPLTLDKNNEKQKVLDKNQEILKRALEKSLKFFFIFGYNYSQAAYSTTNQNLTLTANSIGFNTATGLEHFLRNHPKVGFRIFSVYNYSHSVSLSQPQILMVQNYGGALDFSWIFVDKKTYRFRSYLGIALEQGVLLVDTIKSGAITTIIPRTKKTFFQAPFRFGFIVDFIGYLSLQLGIEIPLVRNVFYTYNNHQERFKPRFNANLSLIVSF, from the coding sequence TTGAAAACTCTATTTAGTATTTATCTCTTTTTATTGTTGAATCCACTCTTTTTAGAAGCTAAAGAAATCACTTGGTCTCAATTCTTAGAGAATTTTAAAAACAAGAATGAAGACGACAAACCTAAACCCCTAACCCTTGATAAAAACAATGAAAAACAGAAAGTTCTAGACAAAAACCAAGAAATCTTAAAAAGGGCTTTAGAAAAAAGCCTTAAATTTTTCTTTATTTTTGGATACAACTATTCGCAAGCCGCTTATTCAACCACTAACCAAAACCTGACTCTTACGGCGAATAGCATAGGGTTTAATACCGCTACGGGCTTGGAGCATTTTTTAAGAAACCACCCTAAAGTCGGTTTTAGAATCTTTAGCGTCTATAACTATTCCCATTCCGTTTCGCTCTCTCAGCCTCAAATCCTAATGGTGCAAAATTATGGGGGTGCGTTAGATTTTTCTTGGATTTTTGTGGATAAAAAAACCTATCGTTTTAGGAGTTATTTAGGAATCGCTTTAGAGCAAGGGGTGTTATTGGTGGATACGATTAAATCCGGCGCTATCACAACCATCATCCCAAGAACCAAGAAAACCTTTTTTCAAGCCCCCTTTCGCTTTGGTTTTATCGTGGATTTTATCGGCTATTTGTCCTTGCAATTAGGGATTGAAATACCCTTAGTGAGGAATGTTTTTTACACCTACAACAACCATCAAGAAAGATTCAAACCACGATTTAACGCTAATCTTTCTTTAATCGTTTCGTTTTAA
- a CDS encoding epoxyqueuosine reductase QueH — MLIHICCSVDNLYFLKKAKEAFAGEKIVGFFYNPNIHPYSEYLLRLEDVKRTCEMLGIELLEGDYELEKFLDKAKGKELLGEKSERCFECFDLRLEASALKAFELGEEKFTTTLLTSPKKDPNQLIAKGQHIAQRHNLEFVVFRNDNFEHFKSELDLNLQALARENELYRQNYCGCQFALKIQKESQNRSPFELYSPLKRQILPASVEERTQVFRELDAAKKDANKPSLAQKTIATYRLLNGGVWLSKNSNPLNCYILARSKSKARVRINDLRWVFSQRLNALVGYSQRDETLFLTLEGLNTLMAKNYENLKELNLNPLNYEEELFLRALVSGSESINPIIVLEERIEKTLFVEIKSIFQEEKVFYLL, encoded by the coding sequence ATGCTCATTCATATTTGTTGCTCAGTGGATAACCTCTATTTTTTAAAAAAGGCTAAAGAGGCTTTTGCGGGTGAAAAAATTGTAGGGTTTTTTTATAACCCCAATATCCACCCTTATAGCGAATATCTGTTGCGTTTAGAAGATGTGAAACGCACTTGCGAGATGCTAGGAATTGAATTGCTTGAGGGCGATTATGAATTAGAAAAATTTTTAGATAAAGCTAAGGGTAAGGAATTGTTAGGGGAAAAAAGCGAGCGCTGTTTTGAGTGCTTTGACTTACGCTTAGAAGCGAGCGCGTTGAAAGCCTTTGAATTAGGGGAAGAAAAATTCACCACCACCTTACTCACAAGCCCTAAAAAAGACCCTAACCAGCTCATCGCTAAGGGACAACACATCGCGCAAAGGCACAATTTGGAATTTGTTGTGTTTAGAAACGATAATTTTGAACATTTTAAGAGCGAGTTGGATTTAAACTTGCAAGCTTTAGCGAGAGAAAACGAGCTTTATCGGCAAAATTATTGCGGTTGCCAATTCGCTTTAAAAATCCAAAAAGAGTCCCAAAACAGAAGCCCCTTTGAGCTTTACTCGCCTTTAAAACGCCAGATTTTACCCGCAAGCGTTGAAGAAAGAACGCAAGTTTTTAGAGAACTAGACGCAGCTAAAAAGGATGCTAATAAGCCTTCTTTAGCCCAAAAAACGATCGCAACTTACCGCTTATTGAATGGGGGCGTGTGGCTTTCTAAAAATTCAAACCCCCTGAATTGTTATATTCTAGCGCGCTCTAAAAGTAAGGCTAGAGTAAGGATTAACGATTTAAGGTGGGTTTTTTCCCAGCGTTTAAACGCGCTAGTGGGTTATAGCCAAAGAGATGAAACCTTGTTTTTAACTTTAGAAGGCCTTAATACTCTTATGGCAAAAAACTACGAAAATTTAAAAGAGTTAAACCTTAACCCTTTAAATTATGAAGAAGAGTTGTTTTTAAGGGCGTTAGTGAGCGGGAGCGAGAGCATAAACCCTATTATCGTGCTAGAAGAACGCATAGAAAAAACCCTTTTTGTGGAAATTAAAAGCATTTTTCAAGAAGAAAAGGTGTTTTATTTGCTCTAA
- the tlpA gene encoding methyl-accepting chemotaxis protein TlpA, with product MSKGLSIGNKIILCVALIVIVCVSILGVSLNSRVKEILKESALHSMQDSLHFKVKEVQGVLENTYTSMGIVKEMLPKDTKREIKIHLLKNFILANSHVAGASVFFKDREDLRLTLLRDNDTIKLMENPSLGNNPLAQKAMKNKEISKSLPYYRKMPNGAEVYGVDILLPLLNGNAQEAIGALMVFISIDSFSNEITKNRSDLFLIGVKGKMLLSANKSLQDKSIAEIYKSVPKATNEVMAILENGSKATLEYLDPFSHKENFLAVETFKMLGKTESKDNLNWMIALIIEKDKVYEQVGSVRFVVIIASAIMVLALIIAITLLMRAIVSSRLEVVSSTLSHFFKLLNNQTHSSDIKLIEAKSNDELGCMQTAINKNILQTQKTMQEDKQAVQDTIKVVSDVKKGNFAVRITADPASPDLKELRDALNGIMDYLQESVGTHMPSIFKIFESYSSLDFRGRIQNASGRVELVTNALGQEIQKMLETSSNFAKDLANDSANLKECVQNLEKASNSQHKSLMETSKTIENITTSIQGVSSQSEAMIEQGQDIKSIVEIIRDIADQTNLLALNAAIEAARAGEHGRGFAVVADEVRKLAERTQKSLSEIEANINILVQSISDTSESIKNQVKEVEEINASIEALRSVTEGNLKIASDSLEISQEIDKVSNDILEDVNKKQF from the coding sequence ATGTCTAAAGGTTTGAGTATCGGTAATAAAATCATATTGTGCGTGGCGTTGATTGTGATCGTGTGCGTGAGCATTTTAGGGGTGTCCTTGAACAGCAGGGTGAAAGAGATTTTAAAAGAAAGCGCTCTGCATTCTATGCAAGATAGTTTACATTTCAAGGTTAAGGAAGTGCAAGGGGTTCTTGAAAACACTTATACGAGCATGGGCATTGTCAAAGAAATGCTCCCTAAAGACACCAAAAGAGAAATCAAAATCCACTTGTTAAAAAACTTCATTCTAGCCAATTCGCATGTCGCTGGGGCGAGCGTGTTTTTTAAAGACAGAGAAGATTTAAGATTAACGCTTTTAAGGGATAACGATACGATTAAGCTAATGGAAAACCCGTCATTAGGGAATAACCCTTTAGCACAAAAAGCGATGAAAAATAAAGAAATTTCTAAAAGCTTGCCTTATTATAGGAAAATGCCTAACGGGGCGGAAGTTTATGGGGTTGATATTCTTTTACCTTTATTGAACGGAAACGCTCAAGAGGCTATAGGGGCTTTGATGGTTTTTATTTCCATTGACAGCTTCAGTAATGAAATCACTAAAAACAGGAGCGATTTGTTTTTAATTGGCGTTAAAGGTAAAATGCTTTTGAGCGCGAATAAGAGTTTGCAAGACAAATCTATCGCCGAAATTTATAAGAGCGTGCCTAAAGCCACTAATGAAGTGATGGCTATTTTAGAAAACGGCTCTAAAGCGACTTTAGAATACCTAGATCCCTTTAGCCATAAGGAAAACTTTTTAGCCGTTGAAACCTTTAAAATGCTAGGCAAAACAGAAAGTAAAGACAATCTCAATTGGATGATCGCTTTAATCATTGAAAAAGACAAGGTCTATGAGCAAGTCGGCTCGGTGCGTTTTGTGGTGATCATAGCGAGTGCGATCATGGTGTTAGCCTTGATTATAGCGATCACTCTCTTAATGCGAGCGATCGTGAGCAGTCGTTTGGAAGTCGTTTCTAGCACCTTGTCTCATTTCTTTAAATTATTGAACAATCAAACCCATTCTAGCGATATTAAATTGATTGAAGCGAAATCCAATGACGAATTAGGGTGCATGCAAACAGCGATCAATAAAAATATCTTGCAAACCCAAAAAACCATGCAAGAAGACAAGCAAGCCGTTCAAGACACCATTAAAGTGGTTTCAGATGTGAAAAAAGGGAATTTTGCGGTGCGCATCACAGCTGATCCCGCAAGCCCTGATTTGAAAGAATTGAGGGACGCGCTAAACGGGATCATGGATTATTTGCAAGAAAGCGTAGGGACTCACATGCCAAGCATTTTCAAAATCTTTGAAAGCTATTCTAGTTTGGATTTTAGAGGCCGGATCCAAAACGCTTCGGGTAGGGTGGAATTGGTTACTAACGCTTTAGGGCAAGAAATCCAAAAAATGCTAGAAACTTCGTCTAATTTTGCCAAAGATTTAGCGAACGATAGCGCGAATTTAAAAGAATGCGTGCAAAATTTAGAAAAGGCTTCAAACTCCCAACACAAAAGCTTGATGGAAACTTCTAAAACGATAGAAAATATCACCACTTCCATTCAAGGCGTGAGCTCTCAAAGTGAAGCCATGATCGAGCAAGGGCAAGACATTAAAAGCATTGTGGAAATCATTAGAGATATTGCCGATCAAACCAATCTTTTAGCCCTAAACGCTGCTATTGAAGCCGCACGAGCCGGCGAGCATGGCAGAGGCTTTGCGGTGGTGGCTGATGAAGTGAGGAAGCTCGCTGAAAGGACGCAAAAATCGCTCAGCGAGATTGAAGCCAATATCAATATCCTCGTTCAAAGCATTTCAGACACGAGCGAAAGCATTAAAAACCAGGTTAAAGAAGTGGAAGAAATCAACGCTTCTATTGAAGCCTTAAGATCGGTTACTGAGGGCAATCTAAAAATCGCTAGCGATTCTTTAGAAATCAGTCAAGAAATTGACAAAGTCTCTAACGATATTTTAGAAGATGTGAATAAAAAGCAGTTTTAA